One window of Salegentibacter sp. Hel_I_6 genomic DNA carries:
- a CDS encoding calcium/sodium antiporter, with amino-acid sequence MSIVFILIGLTLLVVGGEFLVRASVALSFKLNVSRMVIGLTVVSFATSAPELLVSLQAALSGFSDISLGNVIGSNIANLGMVLGITAIISSIAVDKEFYRFNWPAMMLFSILLYYFLSTDGNISRLEGLILFLALILFLFLLIRRSRRKTEIAVEGIDDSLKETSYFKMIIWLIIGGVALWGGSELLVNGAVDLATRLGVSERVISVTMIAIGTSVPELAASVIAALKKEKALSLGNLIGSNIFNIASVLGITAMIQPIYIQSEEILTNDIFWMIGIAFAIAPLAFLPKRFLFSRYKGAILFISYVIFMGLTFLG; translated from the coding sequence ATGAGTATTGTTTTTATTCTTATTGGTCTTACTCTACTTGTGGTAGGAGGGGAGTTTCTCGTAAGGGCCTCGGTAGCTCTATCTTTTAAACTTAATGTTTCGAGGATGGTAATTGGGTTAACAGTAGTTTCTTTTGCTACTTCGGCGCCTGAACTTCTGGTGAGTTTACAAGCCGCCCTAAGCGGTTTTTCCGATATTTCTCTAGGAAATGTGATTGGTTCTAATATTGCAAATTTAGGTATGGTGTTGGGGATTACTGCAATAATTTCATCTATCGCTGTAGACAAAGAATTTTATAGGTTTAATTGGCCGGCAATGATGCTTTTTTCAATATTACTCTATTATTTTTTAAGTACAGATGGAAATATTTCACGGCTGGAGGGACTTATTCTATTCCTGGCACTTATTCTTTTCTTATTTTTATTAATAAGACGGTCCCGAAGGAAAACTGAAATAGCAGTTGAAGGTATAGATGATTCCTTAAAAGAAACTTCTTACTTTAAGATGATTATTTGGTTAATTATTGGCGGCGTTGCACTTTGGGGCGGATCAGAATTGTTGGTAAATGGTGCCGTAGATCTGGCGACCAGATTGGGAGTAAGTGAAAGGGTGATTTCCGTTACTATGATTGCAATAGGTACCAGTGTGCCAGAGCTTGCAGCTTCAGTAATAGCTGCACTTAAGAAAGAGAAAGCACTTTCCCTGGGGAATCTTATAGGATCTAATATTTTTAACATCGCTTCGGTTTTAGGAATTACTGCGATGATTCAACCTATTTATATTCAATCAGAAGAAATTCTTACTAATGATATTTTTTGGATGATTGGGATCGCTTTTGCAATTGCTCCATTAGCATTTCTTCCAAAAAGATTTTTATTCAGCCGGTATAAAGGTGCGATTTTGTTTATAAGTTACGTTATTTTTATGGGTCTTACATTTTTGGGTTAG